GGGAACGGACATTTATTTCGACAAATCCCTGATGGACACGGTGAAAATagtatggggcgccgtttgtaaaggagcttgtgctaaaaattcatgcctaaattttgtcacatttagcttctgctaaaaattcatgcctaaattttgtcacatttagcttcaaacactgtttaaaaatgtagtgttgattttctgNNNNNNNNNNNNNNNNNNNNNNNNNNNNNNNNNNNNNNNNNNNNNNNNNNNNNNNNNNNNNNNNNNNNNNNNNNNNNNNNNNNNNNNNNNNNNNNNNNNNNNNNNNNNNNNNNNNNNNNNNNNNNNNNNNNNNNNNNNNNNNNNNNNNNNNNNNNNNNNNNNNNNNNNNNNNNNNNNNNNNNNNNNNNNNNNNNNNNNNNNNNNNNNNNNNNNNNNNNNNNNNNNNNNNNNNNNNNNNNNNNNNNNNNNNNNNNNNNNNNNNNNNNNNNNNNNNNNNNNNNNNNNNNNNNNNNNNNNNNNNNNNNNNNNNNNNNNNNNNNNNNNNNNNNNNNNNNNNNNNNNNNNNNNNNNNNNNNNNNNNNNNNNNgaagctaaatgtgacaaaatttaggcatgaatttttagcacaagctcctttacaaacggcgctaaatgttgtaaaaagtgacatcaaaaaatcaacattacatttttaaacagtgtttgaagctaaatgtgacaaaatttaggcatgaatttttagcagaagctaaatgtgacaaaatttaggcatgaatttttagcacaagctcctttacaaacggcgccctaTAAAATAGAGGCACACGGGCGTGCTTTCGCCCTCTTGTGGTCACAGTGAGTAATTGCATCGCTGCGTCAAGTTAGACATAAAAACTTGTGGTGCTATTTCCGGTAGAcacttccaaaataaaatatttcataagcgagtttttaaacttctgtcGATGTCAAGGCttacattttttgttaatttaagtTCAGTAAATCAAGACTTAGATTACATCTTTGCATTTAAATTAGTAAActcattttagattatttttgtaatcTAGACGTCCCGCCTCAGCGAAAGACGTGACAAATAGGTTGATTTCAGCCTAAATTTAAacgttgttttatttttaatgttattccCGTTTTACAGTGAGTTCACGAGAATAGTTATGagtaaactcaaaaataaaacgagattaaaagtaaaatatattgcATGTCGCCCTCTAGCGGACAAATCGAAAACTGCGACAACACAGAAAACCGTCATGGCGGCCACCACGAGACTCATGTCGAGGTTGACCCTCGTTACAGgttagttttgatttatttcgTTCATATTTTACCGTTGTTAGCTAAATATATGCTGTGCTTCTAGTTTTAGCTCATTGTGTTAATTTAAGTTTACGTTTGTTCTGTTAAACAAACGAGATAAGGGAAAACGTGAAACCAGAATCCGCCTGGTTCATAAAAAGTTTGGTGAAGTCAGAACAATGACAACATgaaattaacttgttttttggAAGAATAAAAATTAGCCATGATTAGTGGTTACAGAACTAGAGaatttgcaacattttaaggttaatttaatttaaataaactccCAGATTAGCTTTTACGCCAGTTATTCAAATATGTTTCTTTTACCAATAAAGTTTCATACAATTAACCAaagacagctgtttttttttgcatgattaGATTATTGCATTTGTGATTAAATAACTACagaagaaataaagcaaaattaaacTGTAGATAACACAAAGACTTATGGTTGATTAACTTCTAGTAtcaataaaccaaacaaactaatCTGTCTCTCAGATTGTGAAGAATTTAAATATAATCAGCGAGGGGCACAGAGTTAATGTGATCACTTTGTGTTTAACTCTGTCGTTGTTCTGACTGTCCAGTAGGTCTTGAACCTACACACACGTTTGTTACACACAAGTTGGTTCTAGTTTTTACTCTCAGTTCTGCATCTTCTTTGATTTTGATGAAGACATAGTTCTGTAAGGTTGATATCGAAGCTCCAATCCttcttaaaacaaatttgtaGTTCCAGTTTGGCTCTTgtcctttaaagtttttttctttgggttaaatattaataaataataaacgtataaaaaagatttaccacactgttttctttcagaCTTAGAGCCGCAGTATTTTGGCCATTATTCCTCCTCTGATTTGTGTCCTGTTTGCTCTCACTCTTCCCAGGCGGAGGCAGTGGGATCGGGCGGGCGGTGTGCCAGCGTTTGGCCTCTGAAGGAGCTTCGGTGGTGGTTGCTGACATCAGCGAGGAATCAGCCAATGAGACAGTGGCAAGTCTGCAGAATAACGTCAGAGGGCAGGTTCACATGGCGGCTGTGGTGGACGTGTCGTCAAAGGAGAGCGTAAAGAAGCTGGTGACGAGTATACAGGTGTGAAAAACAGCTGGAACCGAGCTGGGAGTGTTTCGCATCTCTTCTCTTTAAACATCATTGTCTCCCTCTGCAGACTCAGTACTTCCAGCCTCCCTCGGTGTGTGTGACGGCAGCAGGCATCACTCAGGACGACTTCCTGCTCAacatggaggaggagaagtTTGACCGAGTCATCCAGGTCAACCTGAAGGTAGCCGATCTGTCCGCTCCGTCACTAAACTACACCTAAATGAGTTCATAATAAAacttcagagttttaaaaaaaagagcaaatattgTTTTCCACCCCCATCAActctgaggagaccctaaccctatcCCAGGGCCAAAAGACCCTAACCCcatcaaccctgaggagaccctaaccctagcccagggccaaaagaccctaaccccttcaaccctgaggagaccctaaccctagccctgggacAAAATgacctaaccccttaaaccccgGGGGAAAAACCTTGGAAAAACCcgtttattaaattaaatgtcaCATAAGTTTAGAGATAAAACATTCCTGCTGcatttaatgaatgaatgatcagaataaattgaattatttcttgattttttttcccctcagggTTCATTCTTGGTGACTCAGGCTGTTGCTCAGGCTCTGGTTGCCTGTGGAGCTTCCAAAGGATCCATCGTTACTGTGGGCAGCATCTTAGGAAAGGTGAGAAAACTGCAGGTGTGACAAGACTCGTGTCTTTATGTCACAATCTTTGGATTTAAACTGAAGGTTTAGTCTCAGAACAATCAGTCACTATCACTACAAATAACTGAGTcagtaaaatcctttttttaaccttttaatgtTATTTGCTCCTCTGTCTGTGTGGATGATGTTTGCAGGTGGGAAACCTCGGACAGGTGAACTACAGCGCTTCTAAAGCTGGAGTTGAAGGTTTTACCAGGACGGCTGCTAAAGAGCTCAGCAGGTGAGAGAAgcgctgcagcaggaagaaatCCAGACGCACAGAGAGctgaaaagtttaattttattgttatttttctccGCCCAGGTTTGGGATTCGTTGTAACTGCGTGCTGCCTGGTTTCATATCGACTCCGATGACGGATAAAGTACCAGAGAAAGTTATCATCAAGGTTATTAACCCTTCATCTGTCAGGGCGAAAACAAAATCCCATGTAGTTTCATGTAGATTATTTAAAGTCTGGTTAAAATAAACCTCtaatacaatattttattaacttaaTCAGTGACTCACGAGCTTCACATTTCTCTGCGTTCCTGTTTATCAAACAGCAGTTAGGTCATAATAAAACACGTCTcgttgtgttttatgtttcaggTTTTGCCCCTGGTGCCTCTGGGAAGGATGGGTGAACCTGCAGGTCTGTTCAGAAGTTTCACGTCTTTACTcagagtttattaaaacagaggtctccaatcctggtcctcttgggccaccgtcctgcaggttttccttgtttctctgctccaacacacctgattcagaagcctgttaatcacccattgattgacatcaggtgttggagcagagaaacaagtaaacatgcaggatggaggctcTCCAGGATCAGGACTGGAGACTCCTGCTTTAAAACGATGTAATCAGAGTCACTGAATGagtgaaataatctgtttctgtttgtccctCAGAGGTGGCAGATGTTTGTGCCTTTTTAGCTTCAGATGATTCTCGTTACATCACAGGAGCCAGCATCGAAGTGACAGGTAGATCCCCTGCCTGCAGAAAACATAACTTACTCTAAGTTAGCCATAAACATGCACCATCTTCTCATTAACAAGTAAACTTGTCTTACTTTGTCAGGTGGACTTTTCATGGGTTAAAGCTGCCTGATGAACCTCAGCAGGAAGAGATTTTCCTCATAATTATGGCaacaaatcagtttaatttatcCCTAGTAGCTATTTAATCGTgagtttgttaaataatttcttGTAAATCTACTTGTGTTGCAGACTGAAGATTCTGTTTGTATTAATAAACACTTGAATATAAagattatattgtttttatgtttataaagtatttatttccCATCACTTTATGGTAAGtaaacttttttcttcctctttaaataaattagaagCAGCTGAGATTCAAACCTGCCTTTTTAAGCCTGTGAATATTTTTCAGATTGATGttgaaacagttttaattttaatattcttTATCTCTTTACAGTTTGATTCATCCAGAGGCTGATTTTTAAACAACCAGATGAAGTTTGAAGCTGTGATctcttcattttaaacaggtGAGACATTAAACTAATCTCCTCTCCGTGTCTGTTAAAGACTTAATATTTAACGTGTTGATTTAACTCATTACAGAAGTGTTTATACAACAAGTTAAAGGTTAGCTCATGTTGGAGGGTAAGGGTTTAGAAACAAATTTCATTTTGTCAAAggttaaaagtttaatttgttgctCACCTGACTCTGCTCAGGTTGtggtcattttctgtttatctgcagaattttcactttttaatgatatttaaaGATAATCACTtgtgttaaaagttaaaatgagttGGATTTTGTTTATAATGTTTATGTGCGTCTTAACGATTCACAGAAAGTTGTTTCCATGTTTTAATaacattatttcctctggttttTATTCAGCAGCACCAAGAATCTGAGAGAAGCAGGACTTCTGAACGCCAACAAGATGGCGCCGTTTCACCACGTTGTAAAGGTAAGGAGCCGCGCTGAGCCAAGAGAAACATAAAGTATAACGTAAAAAATCAATGCAACCAAAGAAAACGTCAAAGCAAAACtactaaaacaattttttttgtgtcatgAAGACTTTTGACTTTAACCATTAATGTAAATTCTGCTTCCAGTTCGAGCTGCAGAAGTGACAAAAAGTTTAATTACTTCACAAATACGTGatcaaactaaattaaatctaCAAGAAATATATagctttcttttatctttttagcaaatgatgtaaacaaaataagaaagcTGGAGATGGATTTAGAAGCTGTTAACTTCGGGCTTCTTTCTTTAAGTAAAAAAGGGATACGTTAAAAAAGCCTCGGTGAAGtttgtctaaaaacatttaaaatatcttattttacATATCAGATGTGCTGCGGCAGCAGATAACCCTAAAGACAACCAACTTTAACACGTTTATCATGTgaaataaagatatttaaatatactttttcACAAACTCCATAGAAAGCCACTGATAGAAGTATATTGTAGAAAATCCCTGTTTTACTGAAAGCAAGAAGACTTGTTTACAACTAaagaaagttttctttcttcctgttgatttcatgtaaaaacagcaacattgtGGTCTTTAAAGACAGATACCACAATGAGACGTAAgtgtaagaaaaacaagagtcaatcagccctttttaaaaagattatatATTACAgaaacaagaatttaaaaaaaattacttacagacattataaaataatacttatttctcttttcagcaccattttctttatgttgaaatgtcttcaacacaataaaacaaatagttgAGGTCGTTCTCTCTGAAGAAGGAAAGTTCTTTTGTCTTAGATTTTAACTATCCCTCCCCGGTTTATTactaaattaaaaggaaaacaaataaaaaccagaactcTGGTGGAAAAATCACCTCCATAATCTTAGGAATCAGTTTTCTCTCCGTCTGGGCTGACAAATGTTTATCCCCTCCAACTAACAGCCTCTCTCTCCCCCGAAGTGGTctctgaaatttaaaataattaaagatttaGTTTAATAAGTTTAGAACCTCGGTCTCTAAAGCAACAACCGGACACCAAAACACGTCGAGTCaaactgcaagaaaacagaaatgtgacgGAACTGGAGAGTCACCATTTAATCATTACAGTGGAAGCAAAATTAAACAGCACAGTACAGTTGATGAAAACACTACAAAAGGGATATTTCAGGAAGACACGGCCACAGATTCTTTGGTTGAACGAAAGGCGTTTGGTCAGGGTGGGAACAGAAGCGTCGCAGCTCGAGCCGACTGCGACTTCATAACATCTAAATCAATCGCTTCAGTTGAGCCGCGTCAAATAAATACCACTGAAACACGCCACGTCGGCTAGAAATAAATGTAACTTCTTACTTTAATCTCAAAGCaccctgtttgttttaaataaatacaatagaATATCACTATTTCTGTACAAATGTATTGTAATGCACATTTCCCTAAAGAAAAGCTTCATGAAACTGTAAAGAGACTAAAGAAATGTTGGAGTTTTGTATAATTAGCACCTTGCCACACAGTTTCATTCAGTAAAGTGTGCATTTTATTCACTGCTGCAGAATAAaaggagtttttaaaagtacccagaaaaaaagtttcagtaaataCTGCAGTGGTGTCTGGTGGGTATCTGATTTAAATCGACAAGTGATGGCTTTAATTTAATGTCCTGTTGTTTGTCCAACTctggaaaaaatgtttaaaaagcacCACGTATGTTTTAATTATCAGTTTGAGCTCTGAATCACATTTTTAGACactaaaactttaaagtgtCAGAAAGAAGAAGTTCACTGAAGAGGAAATGCAGGATGAAGACAGTAAAGATGAGTTAGATAAGAGAGACCCTGCTGGTACCAGGTGGTCCGTTCCCTGTTTGTGTTCTGCTGGAAACTGGTGGCGTGATTATTTTTGGT
The DNA window shown above is from Kryptolebias marmoratus isolate JLee-2015 linkage group LG5, ASM164957v2, whole genome shotgun sequence and carries:
- the hsd17b8 gene encoding estradiol 17-beta-dehydrogenase 8; translation: MAATTRLMSRLTLVTGGGSGIGRAVCQRLASEGASVVVADISEESANETVASLQNNVRGQVHMAAVVDVSSKESVKKLVTSIQTQYFQPPSVCVTAAGITQDDFLLNMEEEKFDRVIQVNLKGSFLVTQAVAQALVACGASKGSIVTVGSILGKVGNLGQVNYSASKAGVEGFTRTAAKELSRFGIRCNCVLPGFISTPMTDKVPEKVIIKVLPLVPLGRMGEPAEVADVCAFLASDDSRYITGASIEVTGGLFMG